The sequence below is a genomic window from Echeneis naucrates chromosome 13, fEcheNa1.1, whole genome shotgun sequence.
TATCTTCTGATTTGCAACCTTGCTGTAGTTGATATACTGTACACATCCAGTGCCAGTCCAACAATGATTGGGACTCTAGTTTCTGGTATTAAGACCATATCCTATGTACCATGCTATATTCAAATGTTTGCTTTCCATCTGGGAGGGGTGATGGAGATGTTTGCTTTATCCGTCATGGCATTTGATCGGCTTGTTGCTATAAGTTTTCCATTTCAGTACCACAGTTATTTGACAAACGCTCGTACTCTTGTCCTTGCATGTGCTCTTTGGATTCTTGCCTGTTGTTTTGTGGCGATTTTACCTGCAACTGTTATTCCTCTCCCTCACTGCCACTTAATACTAAAGTATACGTTTTGTGACTACCCTGCCATCATGCGAACTACTTGTGTTGACCCCAGTTACTATTTTGGTATGGTTACCATCATattattttttctcttatttttcactttcacttttatatGTCTGTCCTACCTTGgcatcatatattttttaaaattatcatcaaacaatgagagaaagaaaataggCAGCACTTGTTTGAGTCATCTAATTGTGGTTTCATGTTACTACTTACCAATATTTGTTACGTCTGTCTTGACAAGGATAGGTGTGGTGTTAACTCTTGAGGAACGCCATGCCTTAATGATCGGGACCATCCTCGGCCCATCTCTTGTAAATCCTTTTGTATATTGTCTcagaacaaaagaaattaaatgtagGATATTAAAAATATTCCAGAAAATTTGACATATCTCAGTAAATTAAGGTGGCCTGTGAACTTGCTTTCTATAGAGAGCTGCATTCTCTCTTGGTCAATGTATGAGGCTAAAATGGTGGAATATATTTTGAAACAGATTTCTGCTCATGACAGGACCTCAGCGCTTTAAATTACTGATTGTTAAATGATGGATAGATACTCCAACAATGTAAAgaagaacatttattttattgttctgaTGAAACCCCATTTTTGCTCAAGTGCTGAATCAACCTGATATCTTCCTGAATGAAATTGATGTTGCTTTCTAGTGATTTGTTGTGTATATTGAATGCATAACTAAACCAGGGGTTTATAGCTGTCGCTAAGGAGTGTGTAGAGACCAGTCACTATTTGAGGCCTTTTGCATACTCTGTAGAATGCAGCTTCCTATTTGGTCTT
It includes:
- the LOC115052585 gene encoding olfactory receptor 10G4-like, which gives rise to MLLQNASITVTEFIIGGFDETKRPVLVGVVILVIYVLALVANMANIVFIIYDNRLRKPMYLLICNLAVVDILYTSSASPTMIGTLVSGIKTISYVPCYIQMFAFHLGGVMEMFALSVMAFDRLVAISFPFQYHSYLTNARTLVLACALWILACCFVAILPATVIPLPHCHLILKYTFCDYPAIMRTTCVDPSYYFGMVTIILFFLLFFTFTFICLSYLGIIYFLKLSSNNERKKIGSTCLSHLIVVSCYYLPIFVTSVLTRIGVVLTLEERHALMIGTILGPSLVNPFVYCLRTKEIKCRILKIFQKI